CAGGGCGTACGTCACACCGGCCGCCGCTCCGCCCAGACCGAGCTGCCGCAGCCCGCTGAACCACCAGCTGCGCGCGGTCACCTTGGCGACGAGGGCACCGCAGGCGAACAGTCCCGCGAGGGCCAGCAGCAGCGCGGGCCACAGTGCGGTGGCGCCGAGCAGATACGGCAGCACCGGCAGCAGGGCGCCGAGCGCGAAGGAACCGAACGAGGCCAGCGCGGCCACCAGCGGGGAGGGCAGCTCGCCCGGGTCGACGCCCAGCTCCTCGCGGGCATGGATCTCCAGCGCCTGCTCGGGGTCCCTGGACAACTGCTTGGCGACCTGCCGGGCCAGTGCGGGATCCACCCCGCGCCCCTCGTACAGGGCGGCCAGCTCGGCCTCCTCGTCCTTGGGGTGCTTGGTCAGCTCCCGCCGCTCCACGGCCAGCTCGGCCTCGACCAGCTCACGCTGGGAGGCCACCGAGGTGTACTCGCCCGCCGCCATCGAGAAGGCACCGGCGGCCAGCCCGGCGAGTCCGGTGACCACGATCGTGGACGGCGCCGCGTTGCCGCCCGCCACACCGGTGAGCAGGGCCAGGTTGGAGACCAGGCCGTCCATCGCGCCGAAGACCGCGGGGCGCAGCCAGCCCCCGTTGACATCGCGGTGGGTGTGGTTGTCGCGGTGCGCCTCGTGCAGTGCCGCTTCGGTCTCGATGAGCGCCATGACGCCGGTTTCCCCTTCCTTTGGGCAGGGTTCGGCCACGGCTTTCCGTGGGTCTCCCGCCCCCTCCCACAACCTCGAAAGTACGCACGAAAATCCCGGCCCGCCAGCAAGGAAGGCCGTACTTACCTGCGAAAACGCGGTTCGGAGGCATGATCGCGAGTACGCCGGGAACGCGTCCGAACGGTTCGCCGAGTGCCGTACGCGCGGCGACGGGGAGTCGGCGTGGCCGGGCCGGAAGTCGGCGTGGCTGGGTCCGCCGCGGCGCCCCGGAGGGCAGGCTTCGGACGAGGCCCGTCCCGACCCCGAAGGAAGGCATGACCGTATGACCGCCGTCGTCGTGCTCGGCAGCATCAACATGGACCTGATCACCTACGTGGCCCGCGCGCCGCGCCGCGGGGAGACCGTCACCGGGCGCGCGTTCCACACACTGCCCGGCGGCAAGGGCGCGAACCAAGCGGTGGCCGCCGCCCGTGCCGGGGCCACTGAGGTGTCCCTGATCGGCGCGGTCGGCACGGACACCTTCGGGGCCGGGCTGCTCGCCAACCTCGAACACTGCGGGGTGGACATCGACCTGGTGCGCACCGTGGAGGGCGCCAGCGGTACGGCGCACATCGTGGTGGACGACCGGGGCGGCAACGCCATCGTCGTCATCCCCGGCACCAACGGCACCGTCGACCACCTCACCCCCGGCGACGAGACCCTGATCGCCACCGCCGACACCCTGCTGCTCCAGCTGGAGATCCCGCTCGACGGCGTCCTCGCCGGGGCGAAGGCGGCCCACCGCCACGACGTCCGTACGGTGCTCACCCCCTCCCCCGCGCCCGACGAACTGCCCGACGAACTGCTCGCCGTGACGGATCTGCTCGTACTCAACGAGCACGAGGCCGCGACACTGACCCGCCAGGGGAACCCGCGCACCGCGCTCGGCGCCCTGCTGGGCAAGGTGCCCGAGGTGGTGCTGACCCTCGGCGCGGAGGGCTGCCTCTACGCGAGCCGGGAGCACGAGCCGCTGCACGTCCCGGCGCCCGTGGTCGAGGCCGTGGACTCCACCGGCGCGGGCGACACCTTCGTCGGCGCGCTCGCGGTGGCGCTCGGCGAGGGCCGCACCATGCCGCAGGCCCTGAGCTGGGCGGCGTGCGCGGCAGCCCTGACCGTGACCAAGCCGGGCGCCATCGCCGCAATGCCGTTCCGCACCGAGATCGAGAGCGCCGGGGAGCAGGGCGGGAGCTGAGACCGCCGACGCCGGAGCGGCCGCCGCGAGGCCGGACACCACGGGACCACTTGCGGCGGCACCACACGCCACAGGGGCGGGAGCCGGGCGTACAGCCCGGGCTCCCGCCCCTGCGTCGATTCGTCCGAAGTCCGAGGTCCGGAGCTCGAAGCCCCAGCGCCCGGAGTCCGAACTCAGCTCTTGCCCGAGGACCCGGCCTTGTCGCCGTTCCGGTCCTTGCCCCCGGCGTCCTTGCCTCCGGCGTCCTTGTCCGCGCCGTGGCCCGCTCCTGCGTCCGTGCCGGACTCCCCGGACTCGTCGGAGCCGCCGCCGTGCGCACCGTCCCCGAGTACCGGACCCTCGCCCGGCTCGACGACCTCTTCGCGTCCGGGCCGCAGCCGGGACGAGATGACGATGTACGCGACCGCGGCGGCGAAGACCAGGATCGCGGTCCAGACGTTCAGGCGTACGCCGAGGATGTGGTGCGCCTCGTCGACCCGCATGTACTCGATCCAGCCGCGGCCCGCGCAGTACGCGGCGACGTACAGCGCGAAGGCGCGGCCGTGGCCGAGGCGGAAGCGGCGGTCGGCCCAGATGACGAGCAGCGCGACGCCGATGCACCACAGCGACTCGTACAGGAAGGTCGGGTGGTACGTGCCGGGGACCCGGCCGCCGTCGTCGCTGGTGATCTTCAGCGCCCAGGGCAGGTCGGTGGACTTGCCGTACAGCTCCTGGTTGAACCAGTTGCCCCAGCGGCCCGCGGCCTGGGCGAGGGCGATGCCCGGGGCGACGGCGTCCGCGTAGGCGGGCAGCGGGATGCCGCGGCGGCGGGCGCCGATCCAGGCGCCGACCGCGCCGAGCGAGATGGCGCCCCAGATGCCGAGGCCACCTTCCCAGATCTTGAAGGCGTCGACCCAGTCACGGCCCTCGCTGAAGTACAGCTGGTAGTCCGTGATCACGTGGTAGAGACGGCCGCCGACCAGGCCGAAGGGCACCGCCCACACCGCGATGTCCGCGACCGTTCCGGCGCGGCCGCCGCGGGCGATCCACCGCCGGTTTCCGAGCCAGACGGCAAGGAAGACACCGAGGATGATGCAGAGGGCGTAGCCACGCAGCGGGATCGGGCCGAGATTCAGCACGCCGTGCGAGGGGCTGGGAATGAAGGCAATGTCCATGGCAGGGTCGACGCTACCTTGCCGGGCCTCCCGCACGCCCGCCCGCCCGGCAACGGCTCCGTAACGGGCACCGCCGCGCACGGAGCGCACACGGCCGGTGCCACGGGGGCCTACTCGGTCTCGGTCGTCGTCGGTCGGCCCAAAACGCTCAGTCCTTGTCCGCCTGCTCGACCATCTTCTTCAGCTTGTCGGGGGTCAGCGGGTTGCTCTGGTCGCCGTAGATGTTCTTGCCGTTCAGGAGCACCGTCGGAGTGCCCTGCAGGCCGCTCTTCTCGAAGGCCTGCTGCGACTTGGCGACCCAGCTGTTGTGCCGCCCTTCCTCGACGCACTTGCGGAAGGCCGGAGTGTCCAGGCCCTCGACCTTGCCCGCGAGTTCGGTCAGCCGGGCGTCGCTGCCGTAGGCGTCGTCGGTCTCGGGAGGCTGGTTCTCGAAGAGGAGGTCGTGGTACGGGGCGAACTTCCCGGCGTCCTGTGCGCAGACCGCGGCGTTGGCCGCGCGCCGGGAGCCGCTGCCGCCCATGTTGTTGTCGATCAGCGTGACCAGGTGGTACTCGACCTTGAGCTTGCCGCTGTCGGTCAGCTCGTGGACCGTCTTGCGGAAGGTGTCCTCGAACTGCTTGCAGGCGGGGCAGCGGAAGTCCTCCCAGACCGTCAGCGTCGACCTCGCCTCGGGCTTGCCCAGCGGAACGGCCAGATTGTCCTTGCCCGAGGCCCCCTTGGGCGCCACCACCGGGCCCGAACTCTCGTCTCCGTCCCCGCCGGTGTTGGCCGCGATCACACCGATGACCGCGGCCAGGGCGAGCACGCAGATGACGGCACCGCCGACGATCGTGGTCCGCCGCCGCTTGTCATGTGCCTTCTGCCGCTCGCGTTCCGCGGCCAGCCGCTCACGTGCGGCGCGCTTGTGTTCAGGATTGTTCTCGCTCACACCCCGCAAACGAACCGGGGAGGCGACGGCGCGCCTCCCCGGTCACTGATCCACCCGGACGAGTTACCCGGCCTGTCCGGACTTCGCGCCCTTGCGTACGCCCTCGGCCAGTTCAGCCGCGAGGGCGCGGACCGCTGCGAACCCCGCGGCCCGATCGGGCGCGTCGAGCATCCGCTTGACGAACGCGGATCCGACGATGACCCCGTCCGCGAAACCGGCGACCTCGGCGGCCTGCGTCGCGTTGGAGACGCCGAGGCCGACACAGACCGGCAGGTCGGTGGTCCGGCGGGTGCGCGCCACCAGGTCCTGGGCCTGTGCGCCGACCGACTCGCGGGTGCCGGTGACGCCCATCAGGGAGGCCGCGTACACAAAGCCGGAACCGGCGGCCGTGATGGTGGCGAGCCGGGCGTCCTTGCTGCTGGGCGCGACGACGAAGACGGTCGCCAGACCGTGCTTGTCGGCGTGCTCGCGCCAGGTCGCCGACTCCTGCACCGGCAGGTCGGGCAGGATGCACCCGGCGCCGCCCGCCTCGGCGAGCTCGGCGGCGAAGCGCTCGACGCCGTAGCGGTCCACCGGGTTCCAGTACGTCATCACCAGCACCGGCTTGCCGGTGGCCGCGTGCGCCTCGCGGACCGTGCGCAGGACGTCGGCGATACGGACGCCGCCGCGCAGCGCGATGTCGTCGGCGGTCTGGATGACCGGTCCGTCGAGCACCGGGTCGCTGTGCGGCAGGCCGACCTCGACCACGTCGGCGCCGCCGTCGAAGGCCGCCTTGACGGCCTCGATGCCGCCGTCCACGTCGGGGAAGCCCGCCGGGAGGTAGGCGATCAGGGCGGACCGCGACTCGGCCTTGGCCCGGTTCAGCGTCTCGTTCAACAGCCGGATGTTGCCGCTCACTTGGCGTCCCCCTGGATCTCTGCCTGGATGTCGGCGGCGCCGCCGCCCGCGTCCGCCTCGACCACGCCGTCGGCGGGGCGGTCGTACAGCCCGAAGTAGCGGGCCGCGGTGTCCATGTCCTTGTCGCCGCGCCCGGAGAGGTTCACGACGAGCAGCGCGTCCTTGCCCAGTTCCCGGCCGACCTCCAGCGCACCGGCCAGCGCGTGCGCGCTCTCGATGGCCGGGATGATGCCCTCGGTGCGCGAGAGCAGCCGCAGTGCCTGCATGGCCGCGTCGTCGGTGACGGCACGGTACTCGCCGCGCCCGCTGTCCTTGAGGTACGCGTGCTCCGGTCCGATGCCCGGGTAGTCCAGGCCCGCCGAGATCGAGTACGGCTCGGTGATCTGGCCCTCGTCGTCCTGGAGGACGTACGAGCGCGAGCCGTGCAGGATGCCGGGCTCGCCCATGGTGAGGGTGGCCGCGTGCTCTCCGCTGTCGATGCCGTGTCCGGCCGGTTCGCAGCCGATGAGGCGTACCGAGGCGTCCGGGATGAAGGCGTGGAACAGGCCGATGGCGTTGGAGCCGCCGCCGACGCAGGCGATCGCGGCGTCCGGCAGGCGGCCCGCGCGCTCCAGGAGCTGGCGGCGGGCCTCGACCCCGATCACCCGGTGGAAGTCGCGGACCATGGCCGGGAAGGGGTGGGGACCGGCGACCGTGCCGAAGAGGTAGTGGGTGTGGTCGACGTTGGCGACCCAGTCGCGGAAGGCCTCGTTGATGGCGTCCTTGAGGGTGCGGCTGCCCGACTTCACGGCGATGACCTCGGCGCCGAGCATGCGCATCCTGGCCACGTTGAGGGCCTGGCGCTGGGTGTCGATCTCGCCCATGTAGATGGTGCAGTCGAGGCCGAACAGGGCACAGGCGGTGGCGGTGGCGACGCCGTGCTGGCCCGCGCCGGTCTCCGCGATCACCCGGGTCTTGCCCATCCGCCGGGTGAGCAGGGCCTGGCCGAGCACGTTGTTGATCTTGTGCGAGCCGGTGTGGTTGAGGTCCTCGCGCTTGAGGAACACCCGGGCGCCGCCCGCGTGTTCGGCGAACCGCGGCACCTCGGTGAGCGCGCTGGGGCGCCCGGTGTAGTTGACCAGGAGGTCGTCGAGTTCGGCCGCGAAGGCGGGGTCGGCCTTGGCCTTGTCGTACTCGACGGCGACCTCGTCCACGGCGGCGACCAGCGCCTCGGGGATGAAGGTGCCGCCGAAGGCGCCGAAGTAGCCCGCGGCGTCGGGCACTTGGCCCTCGGGATCGGGAAGGAAGAACTCGCTGGGCATGGGCATGCTCCTGACGGGGCGTGAGAGGCCCCCGACGGTTCGGTCGGTGATCACCGTATGCGCGCGCGTACGCCGTCGCGGGAAGGCCGTCGCACGGAAAGCCGCGTGGGCGAGTGGACGAGCGCAAGAGCCGTCCTGCGGAAGCCGTACGGGTGGGCCCTCGCGCGAAAGCCACGGAAAGCCACGTGAACCGCGTGCGACCGGCGCACACCGCGCGCCGTACGCGGGCGCGCGAGGCGCGTCGCATAGGCGCGGTGAGGCGCGGTGCGGTGGACCGGCTGTCGGTCCCGGGTGAGGTGCGGTGGCGTGGTTACGGGCGCGCGGGGCGCCCGTGCCATCGCATCCCGTTGACCTGGCCAGGCTCGTCGCCGATCACATAGCGGACCCGGCGGCCGTGCACACGGCGGGCCGGGGCCCGGCAGCCGCGGGGGCGGCAGCCACGGGCGAGGCGGGCGTAGGGGTCACGGGCGCGGTCACCGCCGGGCGGGCACGGGCAGGCGTCGGCGCCGCAGAGGCTGCTGCCCCCGCGGAGGTCGACGGCGCCGCGTGCCCGTGTCACCGTCGGGTCAGCTCCTGCCGTGCCGGAGCGCGGGGTGGGCGCCGGCGGCCACCAGATCGGCGACGGCGGACTTCGGGTCACGGCCGGTCACCAGGGACTCGCCGACCAGGACGGCGTCGGCACCGGCGTTGGCGTAGGCGATCAGGTCGTGCGGGCCGCGTACACCGGACTCGGCGATCTTGACGATGTGGTCGGGGATCTCCGGGGCGACCCGCTCGAAGGTCGACCTGTCGACTTCGAGGGTCTTGAGGTTGCGGGCGTTGACGCCGATCACCCGGGCCCCGGCGTCGACCGCGCGCTCGGCCTCGTCCTCGTCGTGGACCTCGACGATCGGGGTGAGCCCGATCGACTCGGCACGCTCGATGAGCGAGACCAAGGCCTCCTGGTCGAGGGCGGCGACGATCAGCAGCGCGAGGTCGGCACCGTAGGCGCGGGCCTCCCAGAGCTGGTACGAGGTGACAATGAAGTCCTTGCGCAGGACCGGGATCTCCACCCGGGCGCGGACCGCCTCCAGGTCGTCGAGCGAACCGCCGAAGCGGCGCTGCTCGGTGAGTACGGAGATGACGGCGGCGCCGCCCGCCTCGTAGTCCGCGGCGAGGGCGGCCGGATCGGCGATCGCGGCCAGCGCTCCCTTGGACGGGCTGGAACGCTTCACCTCGCAGATGACGCGGACGCTGTCGCCGCGCAGCGCGGCGGCGCCGTCCTTGGCCTGCGGGGCGTTCGCCGCACGCTCCTTGAGCTCATCGAGGCCGACTGCGGCCTGCCGCTCGGCGAGGTCGGCGCGGACTCCTTCGATGATCTCATCGAGCACACTCACGCGAGCGGTCCCCTTTGCTTGGAGCGGTCGGATGCGGACCCCGGTGCGGATTTCCCGTACGGCGTTCGCTGGTCACCTGCGATGGTATCCGCAGCGGACGGCTGCCTCTGCATCCGGCCGGGCACGGTCCCATTACCTGGACATTCTCCCCTTCTCAAGGATGCAGCCAGCCTCCGAACGGCAAGTTCCGGACAACCGTGAAGACGAGGGCGAGGCCGCCGAGGACCCACATCTGGGCCGGGCGCAGCACCAGGAGCGCGGACGAGCCCCGCCCGCGCGCCAGGCGCACCGTCCACAGCACCCAGAGCACCGCGAAGGCGCCGAAGCCGAACACGGCGAAGGCGTTGTCGGTCAGCGCGGCACCGAGGTCCCCGTGGGCGAAGGCGTGGGCGCTGCGCAGGCCACCGCAGCCGGGGCAGTAGATCCCGGTGAACCGCAGCAGCGGGCAGACCGGGTAGTGGCCCGGTTCGTTCGGGTCGACGGTGGCGACATAGCCGAAGGCCGCGACCACGGCGCCCAGGGTGCCCACCGGCACCAGCAGCCGCCGGACCAGTGCGCCCGCTCCCGGGGCGGCGGCGGTCTCGGTCTCTGCGTTCACCCGCGCATCGTTCACCCGAGCATTGTGTCGCGGCCCGGCCTCGGGCGCGCGGGCCGGGTGCCGTACGGCTGGCAGGGCTTCCCCGGCGACGCGTTCCGCCCGGGTCGACGGACGAGAGCGACCCGTGGCGCGGGTGGCCACGGGTCGCTCTCGACGCCGTCGGTCGTTGTCGTGCCACCGCCGGGGCGGCGGCACGGTGCCGTCCGCGCGGGGGCGGACGGCGGTGGATCAGACGGTCTCGCTCTGCGGCTCGGTGGCGCGGACGGTGCGGGGCGCGGCGGCGGTGCGCGGCTTCGAGCCCAGGCCCATGAGGTGCATGACACCGCCGACGATCGGGGCGAGCAGGATGATCGCCGCTCCGGCCCAGAAGCCCACCGGGTTGGCCATCACCATGAACGCGCCCGCCACGGTGAAACCGATGAAGGCGATGATGACACCGGTCCAGGCGGCCGGGGTGTGTCCGTGACCGTGGCTGCTCGCCGACATGACGTGCTCCCTCATTGCTCGAAATGCTCGATAGTGCTCGTGGTCAGTGTGCTGAGCGCTCGAGGTGCGCCGTTGGCCGCACACTCGTCGCCCATTGTCCCGCACGCCACCCCGTGCCCGGGCCCGGGGTGGTGCGATTCACGTCGCCCTCGCGGGCGCCTCGACCGCAGCCGGTACGAGGGCCTCGTACTGACGCCGGATGCGGGTCAGCCGCGGGTCGGGTCCTCGCCGCGGTCGAGTGCCTTCCACAGTTCGCCGGGGTGCTCCGCGTCGGCGTCCGCGCCGCGGCGCGGACGCGGGGCGCCCGCTCGCTCGTAGCGTCCCGACATGGCGGGCCAGTCGCCGCCGCAGCGCAGCGCGATCAGTCCGGCGATCAGCAGGAGCAGGCCGCCCGCCGCGGCCACGTAGGGCCAGGGCGTATGGCTGAGCGACTCGACCGTGGCGGCGGTGTCGCCGGTGGCCCGGGCCGCCTTCTCGTCCAGGGCGCCGCTGTCCGAGGCGCCGAGCACGGAGGCCACGACGATCCCGGCGCCGGTCAGGGCGAGCAGCCCGGAGACGACACGGCGGCCGGTGCGGCGCACGGCGAACACGGCGACCAGAGCGGCGAGTCCGACGATGGCGAGCGCGGCCGGCACACCGGTGACGTCGCCGCCCTTGGCGGTGAGCGGGAAGTCGCCGCCCGCCACCGCGGCGGTGCCCTCCGCCCAGCGCTGGCGCGAGGCGAGCAGCGTCACGGCGGCGCCGCCGGCGCCCGCGAGCAGGGCCAGGCCCAGGCTGCGTCGGCCGGAGCGGACCGGTGTCGCGGCTTCGGTTCGGGGGTGAGGTACAGCAGTCACCCCCCCACTATCGCCTGAACCCACCCGGATCCGTCACCCGGGGCGGCTCCCGGGACGCAGATCACGGCCACGGTTCGGTCACACTCCGGCCGGAAACCGCGTGTGACCGGTCACCGGCCGGGCGCTGAACGGACAGCGTGCGTACGTGGTCGGGCATCCCGCACGCCGTGAGGCGGGGCTCGGCCCCGCCCCGCGCCCTCAGCCCCCGAGCCGCCCCGCCGTGTGGACCGCGCGCAGGACCGCCGCCGCCTTGTTGCGGCACTCGGTGTCCTCGGCGGCCGGGTCGGAGTCGGCGACCACCCCGGCGCCCGCCTGTACGTACGCCTTGCCGTCGCGGAGCAGGGCGGTACGGATCGCGATGGCGGTGTCGGAGTCGCCCGCGAAGTCGAGGTAGCCGACGCAACCGCCGTACAGGCCGCGGCGGCTGGGTTCGAGTTCGTCGATGATCTGCATCGCCCGGGGCTTGGGGGCACCGGAGAGGGTGCCGGCCGGGAAGCAGGCGGTCAGTACGTCGAAGGCGGTGCGGTCCTCGGCCACCTTGCCGGTGACCGTCGAGACGATGTGCATGACGTGCGAGTACTTCTCGATCGACATGAAGTCGACCACCTCGACGCTGCCGGGTTCGCAGACCCGGCCGAGGTCGTTGCGGCCGAGGTCGACCAGCATCAGGTGCTCGGCGCGCTCCTTGGGGTCGGCGAGCAGTTCCTCGGCGAGCTGCTGGTCCTCCTGCGGGGTCGCGCCGCGCGGCCGGGTGCCCGCGATGGGGTGCACCATCGCCTGCCCGTCCGCGACCTTGACCAGCGCCTCGGGCGAGGAGCCCACGACGTCGAAGCCGTCGAAGCGGATCAGGTACATGTACGGCGAGGGGTTGGTGGCCCGCAGCACCCGGTACACGTCGAGCGCGCTCGCCTCGCACGGGGCCTCGAAGCGCTGCGAGGGCACCACCTGGAAGGCCTCGCCCGCGCGGATCCGCTCCTTGATGTCCGCCACCGCGTCCTGGAAGTCCTCGCCGCCCCACAGGGCGCGGAACGGCGGGAGTTCGGCGGGCGGCATCGCGGCGGGCGGCTGGGCGAGGGGACGGGCCAGGTCCGCCTGCATCGCGTCGAGCCGGGCCACCGCGTCGGCGTAGGCCTCGTCGACCCCGGTGTCCAGGTCGTTGTGGTTGATGGCGTTGGCGATGAGCAGGACCGTGCCGTCCCGGTGATCCAGTACGGCGAGGTCGCTGGTGAGCAGCATCGTCAGCTCGGGCAGCTTGAGGTCGTCCTGCTCGCCGGGGCCGATCCGCTCCAGGCGCCGCACGATGTCGTAGCCGAGATAGCCGACCATGCCGCCGGTGAACGGCGGTGTCCCGGCGGCAAGATCGCGCGGGGTGTGCAGTGCCTCGATCGTGGCACGCAGCGCGGCGAGCGGGTCGCCCGTCAGGGGGACGCCCACCGGCGGGCTGCCCTCCCAGTGCACCTGCCCCTCGCGCTCGGTGAGCGTGGCCGAGGAGCGCACCCCGACGAAGGAGTAGCGGGACCAGGAGTTTCCGTTCTCGGCGGACTCCAGGAGGAAGGTGCCCGGCCGTTCGGCGGCGAGCTTGCGGTACAGGGCGAGCGGGGTGTCCCCGTCGGCGAGCAGTCTGCGGCCGACCGGGATGACCCGGCGGTCGGCCGCCAGCTTGCGGAAGGTCTCGAGGTCCATGGCCACCGACCCTACTGAGCCAGCGGCAACGAGCCGGCGTCGAAGCAGGTGCGGTCGCCGGTGTGGCAGGCGGCGCCCACCTGGTCGACCTTCACCAGGACGGTGTCCGCGTCGCAGTCCAGGGCCACCGACTTCACGTGCTGGACGTGGCCCGAGGTGTCGCCCTTGACCCAGTACTCCTGTCGGCTGCGCGACCAGTACGTGGCGCGGCCCGTGGTGAGGGTGCGATGCAGCGCCTCGTCGTCCATCCAGCCGAGCATGAGCACCTCGCCGGTGTCGTACTGCTGGGCGACGGCGGGAACGAGCCCGTCGGCGCCGCGCTTGAGGCGCGCGGCGACCTGGGGATCGAGCTGGCTGGGCTGCCTGGGCGTGGTCATGGGGTTCATTGTGCGGGATCACTCCCGGTGGGCGGCGCCGGTCCGGCATCCGGACAGCGGTCGTCCGGATTCCGTTTCGCCGCACGTCGGGGGCTGCGAACGCTTGCCATGGGGCGCCGGTGCGGCCCTAGAGTGTACGCATGTCCACTCATGCGAAGCGTGAACGACTCCTTCTCGCCGAACTCCTGGAAGCGGCGGGACCGGGGGCGCCGACCCTGTGCGAGGGCTGGCTGACCCGTGACCTCGCGGCACATGTGGTGGTGCGCGAGCGCAGGCCCGACGCCGCGGGCGGCATCCTGATCAAGCCGCTGGCCGCCCGCCTGGAGCGGGTGGAGGCCGAGTTCGCCGCCAAGCCCTACGAGGAACTGATCGACCTGATCCGCAGCGGCCCGCCGAAGTTCTCGCCGTTCGCCCTCAAGCAGGTCGACGAGGCGGCGAACGTCATCGAGTTCTACGTCCACGCCGAGGACGTGCGCCGCGCACAGCCCGAGTGGACCGAGCGCACTCTCGACCCGGTCTTCGCCGACGCCCTGTGGTCCCGCCTGGAGCGCGGCGCCCGGCTGCTCGGCCGCAACGCCCCGACCGGCATAGTGCTCCGGCGCCCCGACGGCCGCACCGTGGTCGCCAGCCGCGGCACCCCCGTGGTCACCGTGACCGGCGAGCCCTCGGAACTGGTCCTGTACACCTACGGGCGCCAGTCGGTCGCCAAGGTCGAACTCGACGGTGAGCCGGAGGCGATCGAGAAGCTCAACGGCGCGAAGGAACTGGGGCTTTAGACGCTCGGGTCCCAGCACGCTGGGGCTTTACGACCCCTGCGCCCGGGAACCACGGGCCGACCGCTTGGTGCCGCCGCCCTCCGCGTCGAGGTGCGGCAGCACCCGGTCGAGCCACCGGGGGATCCACCACGCGGAGCGGCCGAGCAGGGTCATCACAGCCGGAACGAGTAGGAGCCGTACGACGGTCGCGTCGATGAGCACGCTGACGGCCAGGCCCAGGCCGAGCATCTTCACCACGATGTTGTCGCTGACGATGAACGCCGCGAAGACGCTCACCATGATCAGCGCGGCGCAGGTGATCACCCGTGCCGTGATCTCCAGGGCGTGCGCCACGCTGTCCCTGGCCTCGCCGGTGCGTACGTACGCCTCGTGGACGCGGGAGAGCAGGAAGATCTCGTAGTCCATGCTCAGGCCGAAGACGATGGCGAACATCATCATCGGCACATAGCTCTCGATCGGCACCTTGCCCGCGACCCCGAGGGCCGGACCGCCCCAGCCCCACTGGAAGACGGCGACGACCACCCCGTACGAGGCGCCGATGGACAGGATGTTGAGGACGGCGGCCTTCAGGGCGACGAGCAGTCCGCGGAAGACGGTCAGGATGATCAGGAAGGCCAGCGCCACCACCACCAGCACGATCAGCGGCAGCCGGTCGGCGACCACGTCGCGGAAGTCGACCTGGGCGGCCGTGGTACCGGTGACATAGCCCTTGGCCGGGGTGCCCTCGACCGCCTTCGGCAGGGTCTGGTCCACCAGCCGGTTGGTCAGGTTCGTGGTGGTCTCGCTCTGCGGCGACTGGGTCGAGTACGCGGTGGCGAGCAGGACGTCGTCGTCCTTGGTCGGCGTCAGCTTGGTGATCGTGGCCGCCCCGGGCACGTCGGTGAGCGCCTTCTGCGCCTGCGAGGCGAGCGAGGAGCGGTCCTTGGAGGACACCTTGGTCTGGTCGATGACGATCGTCAGCGGGCCGTTGGAGCCCGGGCCGAAGGCATCCGACATCAGGTCGTACGCGCGCCGGTCGGTGAACGACTTCGGGTCGGCGCCGTCGCCGATGTGGCCGAGCTGGATGGAGAACAGCGGCACCGCGAGCACCCCGACCACGGCCAGGCCCGCGGCCAGGAACCACCAGGGGCGGCGTTCGACGCGGCGTGCGTAGCGGTGCCAAGTGCCTTGTGCGGTAACGGAGTCGGGGGCGGCGCCGGATGCGGTGGTGCCCGGCTCGGCGGTGCCCGGTTCGGTCTCGGCGATCGGGCGGCGTACCCGGAAGCGGTCGATGTGGCGGCCGAGAAGTCCGAGGAGGGCGGGCACCAGGGTGAGGGCTCCGACCACCGCGGTGATCACGGTGATCGCGGCGGCCACGCCGAGTTTCGCGATGAAGCCGACACCGGAGACGGCGAGCCCGGTCAGCGCGACGACGACGGTGCAGCCGGAGACCAGGACCGCCCGGCCGCTGGTGGCCACCGCCT
This is a stretch of genomic DNA from Streptomyces sp. NA04227. It encodes these proteins:
- a CDS encoding MMPL family transporter, which codes for MATAENPPKGALRHLGEWCARHFVLVIVVWLVAMVALQVVDRVQGSEYSDNFTLSDVQSEKGLDVLRAHDPAAAGYSSQVVVHDSAKPLTDLGSQMSSTISSLEKLPHVLSAQNPLEASGASGSQARSGSGSGPDADADAGRSTDAGRSPGGANSSDQYGSSAASASGAEAGGSLAPNSAPASNGSNASDPDVGPLSKDKKTAYITVLFDEQPSTLGDDYLDGVDKSVKPLRDAGAEVEYGGPLGELARPSPDDRVSELIGFGVAIVVLLIGFGSLLAAGLPLVTALIGVICGLACLGLLSAAFDFATVSPTLATMIGLGVGIDYALFLITRHRQLLMDGADPVRAAGQAVATSGRAVLVSGCTVVVALTGLAVSGVGFIAKLGVAAAITVITAVVGALTLVPALLGLLGRHIDRFRVRRPIAETEPGTAEPGTTASGAAPDSVTAQGTWHRYARRVERRPWWFLAAGLAVVGVLAVPLFSIQLGHIGDGADPKSFTDRRAYDLMSDAFGPGSNGPLTIVIDQTKVSSKDRSSLASQAQKALTDVPGAATITKLTPTKDDDVLLATAYSTQSPQSETTTNLTNRLVDQTLPKAVEGTPAKGYVTGTTAAQVDFRDVVADRLPLIVLVVVALAFLIILTVFRGLLVALKAAVLNILSIGASYGVVVAVFQWGWGGPALGVAGKVPIESYVPMMMFAIVFGLSMDYEIFLLSRVHEAYVRTGEARDSVAHALEITARVITCAALIMVSVFAAFIVSDNIVVKMLGLGLAVSVLIDATVVRLLLVPAVMTLLGRSAWWIPRWLDRVLPHLDAEGGGTKRSARGSRAQGS